In the Alligator mississippiensis isolate rAllMis1 chromosome 7, rAllMis1, whole genome shotgun sequence genome, one interval contains:
- the LOC132251768 gene encoding ribonuclease pancreatic-like translates to MSPRGPRAAVLLLFLMLTLMSSWPTADGRETQYEKFQRQHIDELSHPPFNDAYCNTRMKKQNMTTPKCKVFNTFIHSDLATVKAVCTRTGTKKPNNRYYSNDSFYVTDCKLIRKDPRQGCVYWATTLSRRICITCEQVHGAGLAPVHYGSYKE, encoded by the coding sequence ATGTCTCCCAGGGGGCCCCGCGCCGCCGTGCTGCTGTTGTTTCTGATGCTGACCCTGATGTCTTCCTGGCCGACCGCGGACGGCAGGGAAACACAATACGAGAAGTTCCAGCGGCAGCACATCGACGAGCTGTCACACCCGCCGTTCAATGATGCCTACTGCAACACGAGGATGAAGAAGCAGAACATGACCACTCCCAAGTGCAAGGTCTTCAACACCTTCATTCACTCAGATTTAGCAACAGTAAAAGCCGTCTGCACACGGACTGGGACTAAGAAGCCCAACAACAGGTATTACAGCAACGACAGCTTCTATGTCACTGACTGCAAACTTATAAGAAAGGACCCACGGCAAGGCTGCGTGTACTGGGCAACCACCTTGTCCCGGAGGATTTGCATAACCTGTGAGCAAGTCCACGGAGCTGGACTGGCACCTGTCCACTATGGCAGCTACAAAGAGTGA
- the LOC132251769 gene encoding olfactory receptor 11A1-like → MADAEVGNHTLVTEFILLGFEILPELQILLFLLFFILYIATMAGNILIIVLIIAVQHLHTPMYFFLANLSCLETCYTCTLLPKMLANFLTGDRTISFSGCFIQFFFFGILIVTECCLLSVMSYDRYLAICKPLHYAALMSERFCSSLAAGSWISGFIVASIINLLLLQLTFCGPNQVDHFFCDYIPLIKLSCSDTYEIDLTVFSLSFIFLLPPFLLTLTSYVCIITTILRISSTTGRQKAFSTCSSHIIVVTIYYGSITIVYMFPQTNTLRALNKIFSLSYTVLTPLANPLIYSLRNKEVKEAVRKVVCLYRSEKSLSILRLH, encoded by the coding sequence atggcagatgcagaagtAGGAAACCACACTTTGGTCACTGAATTTATCCTCCTGGGATTTGAAATTCTTCCAGAGTTACAAATACTTCTCTTCCTGTTGTTTTTCATACTCTACATTGCAACCATGGCTGGGAACATCCTCATCATTGTGCTCATCATAGCTGTTCAGcatctgcacacccccatgtacttcttcctggcgaacttgtcctgcttggagacctgctatacctgcaccctcctgcccaagATGCTGGCAAACTTCCTCACTGGAGACAGAACAATTTCATTCTCTGGATGCttcatccaattttttttctttggtatctTGATAGTTACAGAGTGTTGTCTCTTATCCGTGATGTCTTATGATCGGTACTTGGCCATATGTAAACCACTGCATTATGCAGCCCTTATGAGTGAGAGATTTTGTtccagccttgctgctggctcATGGATCAGTGGATTTATAGTTGCCTCCATTATAAATCTCTTATTGTTACAATTAACCTTCTGTGGGCCCAATCAAgttgaccatttcttttgtgactacATTCCATTGATTAAACTCTCCTGCAGTGACACTTATGAGATTGATCTTACAGTTTTTAGTCTtagctttattttccttttgccaCCATTCCTTTTGACTCTAACATCCTATGTCTGCATTATCACCACCATACTGAGAATCTCTTCCACTACTGGGAGACAaaaggccttttccacctgtTCCTCTCATATTATTGTGGTGACAATTTACTATGGGTCTATAACTATAGTCTATATGTTCCCACAAACCAACACCCTTAGAGCACTGaacaaaatattctctctttcctacactgtgctgactccattggccaaccctctcatttacagcctgagaaacaaggaagtCAAGGAGGCTGTAAGAAAAGTTGTCTGTCTTTATAGATCTGAAAAAAGTTTAAGTATTCTCAGACTTCATTAG
- the LOC132251770 gene encoding olfactory receptor 10A7-like: MAGAEVGNQTSVTEFILLGFEILPELQILLFILVLIFYIATVAGNVLIIVLIIAVQLLQTPMYIFLGNLSCLETCYTCTLLPRILASFLTGDRTISFSGCFIQLFFFGMFLVTECCLLSVMSYDRYLAICKPLHYSALMTDRFCFTLAAGSWISGFIVVTIGYLFLLQLTFCGPNQIEHFFCDFLEVIKLSCSDTYEIELVAFSFDCIFLLPPFLLTLMSYVWIIRTIMRIPSTTGRQKAFSTCSSHIIVVTIFYGSITIVYMSPTSNTLTALNKIFSLSYTVLTPLVNPLIYSLRNKEVKEAVRKVVCMFLNWKRMQPFLNSISRLNKIGHNRNPSC, from the coding sequence ATGGCAGGTGCAGAGGTAGGAAATCAAACTTCTGTCACCGAATTTATCCTCCTGGGATTTGAAATTCTTCCAGAGTTGCAAATACTGCTCTTCATCCTCGTTCTTATATTCTACATTGCAACTGTGGCTGGGAATGTCCTCATCATTGTGCTCATCATAGCTGTTCAGCTTCTGCAAACCCCCATGTACATCTTCCTGGGGAACTTGTCCTGCTTGGAGACCTGCTatacctgcaccctcctgcccaggatcctggccagcttcctcactggagacagaactatttcattctctggctgcttcatccaattatttttctttggtaTGTTTTTAGTTACAGAGTGTTGTCTCTTATCTGTGATGTCATATGATAGGTACTTAGCTATATGTAAACCATTGCATTATTCAGCCCTTATGACTGACAGATTTTGTTTCACCCTTGCAGCTGGCTCATGGATCAGTGGATTTATAGTTGTCACCATTGGGTATCTCTTCCTCTTACAATTAACCTTCTGTGGACCCAATCAaattgaacattttttttgtgattttcttGAAGTGATTAAACTCTCCTGCAGTGACACCTATGAGATTGAACTTGTAGCTTTCAGTTTTGACTGTATATTCCTCTTGCCCCCATTCCTTTTGACTCTCATGTCCTATGTTTGGATTATCAGGACCATAATGAGAATCCCTTCCACTACTGGGAGACAAAAGGCCTTCTCCACCTGTTCCTCTCATATTATTGTGGTGACCATATTTTATGGGTCCATAACTATAGTCTATATGTCCCCAACATCCAACACCCTAACAGCACTGaacaaaatattctctctttccTACACTGTGCTGACTCCATTGGTAAACCCTCTcatttacagcctgagaaacaaggaagtaaaggAGGCTGTAAGGAAAGTTGTCTGCATGTTTCTGAACTGGAAAAGAATGCAACCATTCCTGAACTCTATTAGCAGGTTAAACAAAATTGGACACAACAGGAATCCAAGTTGTTGA
- the LOC132251371 gene encoding olfactory receptor 11A1-like, which produces MPDAEVGNQTSITEFILLGFEIFPELQILLFLLFLLLYIATMAGNILIIALIIAVQHLHTPMYFFLGNLSCLETCYTCTVLPRMLASLLTGDKTISFSGCFIQFFFFGMLLVTECCLLSVMSYDRYLAVCKPLHYAALMSDRFSFKLAAGSWISGFIVASVVYLFLLQLTFCGPNQVDHFFCDYVPIIKLSCSDTYEIELAVLSLDCIFVLPPFLLTLMSYVCIITTIVRIPSTTGRQKAFSTCSSHITVVTIFYGTLILVYMFPRTSTLRALNKVFSLSYTVLTPLANPLIYSLRNKEVKEAVRKVVCVFMNWRGMQTLLNSISRLKQNGNNRNQSCGK; this is translated from the coding sequence ATGCCAGATGCGGAGGTAGGAAATCAAACTTCCATCACTGAATTTATCCTCCTGGGATTTGAAATATTTCCCGAGTTGCAAATacttctcttcctgctgtttctccTGCTCTACATCGCAACCATGGCTGGGAACATTCTCATAATTGCGCTAATTATAGCTGTTCAGcatctgcacacccccatgtacttctttctgGGGAATTTGTCTTGCTTGGAAACCTGCTATACCTGCACTgtcctgcccaggatgctggccagcCTCCTCACTGGTGACAAAACCATCTCATTCTCCGGCTGCttcatccaattttttttctttggtatgtTGTTAGTTACAGAGTGTTGTCTCTTATCCGTGATGTCTTATGATCGGTACTTAGCCGTATGTAAACCATTGCATTATGCAGCCCTAATGAGTGACAGATTTTCTTTCAAACTTGCAGCTGGATCATGGATCAGTGGATTTATAGTTGCCTCCGTTGTATATCTCTTCTTGTTACAATTAACCTTCTGTGGACCCAATCAAgttgaccatttcttttgtgactatGTTCCAATAATTAAACTCTCCTGCAGTGACACCTATGAGATTGAACTTGCAGTTCTCAGTCTTGACTGTATATTTGTTTTACCCCCATTCCTTTTGACTCTCATGTCCTATGTCTGTATTATCACCACCATAGTAAGAATCCCTTCCACTACTGGGAGACAaaaggccttttccacctgtTCCTCTCATATTACTGTGGTGACCATTTTCTATGGGACCCTAATTTTAGTGTACATGTTCCCAAGAACCAGCACCCTTAGAGCCCTGAACAAAGTATTCTCTCTTTCCTACACTGTGCTGACCCCATTGGCCAACCCTCTcatttacagcctgagaaacaaggaagtCAAGGAGGCTGTAAGAAAAGTTGTCTGTGTGTTTATGAATTGGAGAGGAATGCAAACATTGTTAAACTCTATTAGCAGGttgaagcaaaatggaaataacaggAATCAAAGCTGTGGAAAATGA